One stretch of Cyanobium sp. Tous-M-B4 DNA includes these proteins:
- a CDS encoding GAP family protein — protein sequence MSTNLLSELAAFGLAIGFSPLHIGLLLLLLLGPKPLQRGGLFVAGWLVTAALAVTLLLTVGHGLLLSMDKGSVHLTGLDLLAAGALLGLGAKELLNKNEEGAGPPGWTRRLDQFCALPLPLLLAISAGLQVASPDDLFLFAKSASSLLSAGLGRGQELLATGAFSLVSASLLLLPLLALLLAGPERVLPLLERGKQWLFAKGDLLVGLVSVALAIYLGWQGIEGLRLS from the coding sequence ATGAGTACCAACCTGCTCAGCGAGCTAGCAGCTTTTGGATTGGCGATCGGCTTTTCGCCGCTGCACATCGGCCTGCTGCTGCTGCTGCTGCTCGGCCCCAAACCCCTGCAGCGCGGCGGGCTGTTTGTGGCGGGCTGGCTGGTCACCGCCGCCCTGGCCGTAACCCTGCTGCTCACGGTGGGCCACGGCCTGCTGCTGAGCATGGACAAGGGCAGCGTCCACCTCACCGGCCTCGACCTGCTGGCCGCCGGCGCCCTGCTGGGGCTGGGGGCGAAGGAGCTGCTGAATAAAAATGAAGAGGGTGCGGGGCCGCCGGGCTGGACGCGCCGCCTCGATCAGTTCTGTGCCCTGCCCCTGCCGCTGCTGCTGGCCATCAGTGCCGGCTTGCAGGTGGCCAGCCCCGACGATCTATTTCTGTTTGCCAAGTCCGCCAGCAGCCTGCTGTCAGCGGGGCTCGGCCGCGGCCAGGAGCTGCTGGCCACTGGGGCATTCAGCTTGGTGAGCGCCAGCCTGCTGCTGCTGCCGCTGCTGGCCCTGCTGCTAGCCGGCCCAGAGCGCGTGCTGCCCCTGCTGGAGCGGGGCAAGCAGTGGCTGTTCGCCAAGGGCGACCTGCTGGTGGGCCTGGTGAGCGTGGCCCTGGCGATCTATCTGGGCTGGCAGGGCATCGAGGGCCTGCGGCTGAGCTGA
- a CDS encoding SRPBCC family protein: MERLPQGTRRLAVQLRLPLDPRWIWSVLTDYANLNSFIPNLASSRQLWRRGNRVGLEQVGTQQFCGLRFSAKVELELEEDLEAGELRFCMCRGDFRRFEGCWQIGRTGETTHLLYELTVQGRPGMPIGLIEQRLREDLANNLRGVQREAERRAAQS, from the coding sequence ATGGAGCGGCTTCCCCAGGGCACCAGGCGCCTGGCAGTGCAGTTGCGCCTACCGCTTGATCCCCGCTGGATCTGGTCCGTGCTTACCGATTACGCCAATCTCAACAGCTTTATTCCCAACCTGGCTTCCTCCCGCCAGCTGTGGCGCCGCGGCAATCGGGTGGGTTTGGAGCAGGTGGGCACCCAGCAGTTCTGCGGGCTGCGTTTCAGCGCCAAGGTGGAGCTGGAGCTTGAGGAGGATCTCGAGGCAGGCGAGCTGCGCTTTTGCATGTGCCGCGGAGATTTCCGCCGCTTTGAAGGCTGTTGGCAGATCGGCCGCACTGGTGAAACCACCCATCTGCTCTACGAGCTCACGGTGCAGGGCCGGCCCGGCATGCCGATTGGCTTAATTGAGCAGCGTCTGCGCGAAGACCTGGCCAACAACCTGCGGGGAGTGCAGCGAGAGGCCGAACGCCGCGCTGCCCAATCCTGA
- a CDS encoding acylphosphatase: protein MIVRGQVHGVGYRAACKLRAQDLGLSGWVRNCSDGSVEIEAEGCPQELTELRLWCEKGPADAVVNSVASSQVAAAGTDWFEVRR, encoded by the coding sequence TTGATCGTGCGCGGCCAGGTGCATGGGGTGGGCTACCGGGCCGCCTGCAAACTGCGAGCCCAGGATCTTGGCTTGAGCGGCTGGGTGCGCAACTGCTCCGATGGTTCGGTGGAGATAGAAGCTGAGGGCTGCCCGCAGGAGCTCACCGAGCTGCGGCTGTGGTGCGAGAAGGGCCCGGCTGATGCGGTGGTGAACAGCGTGGCTAGCAGCCAGGTGGCCGCCGCCGGCACCGACTGGTTTGAAGTCCGTCGCTGA
- a CDS encoding glucose-6-phosphate dehydrogenase assembly protein OpcA, producing the protein MSTQLTLQAPLALPPDQVPGYLERLWNQELGSSPGAATFTLVVWEGSWLEQQLVRCGRLDGPITGLLNETVLEAARAAAVSCGLPLSTAPMDPQLAWALGQLGGNHHAEDQRGQFVEGAISAHMPRRLITLAPTLDGGQPLETLVAAYCPLPEEGAGSSACGDVVVLRGGTGALRQNLDLVQPLIAPDLPCWVWWNSSLDEAPEVMAALATGTRRLVVDSSLGDPRRCLDLLVDRIDAGQPINDLNWLRLRSWRESLAMVFDPPSRRDALNHVVQLDLDVEGSNPVKGLLLAAWLADRLGWHLISTYAVDGDGVGDGIGAEFERTDGQTVRFRQMPVPVGVPKTHPGAMVGLRLICQSSQGSPLCVILCSESGGCMRLESGGMASMELAEEVVPLPNESEEMEMARLLSGGHDSTNPLLAAAAPLAAKLLP; encoded by the coding sequence ATGTCGACCCAGCTCACCCTCCAGGCCCCCCTCGCCCTCCCCCCCGACCAGGTGCCCGGCTACCTGGAGCGCCTCTGGAATCAGGAATTGGGCAGCTCCCCCGGCGCCGCCACCTTCACCCTGGTGGTGTGGGAGGGCTCCTGGCTGGAGCAGCAGCTGGTGCGTTGCGGCCGGCTCGATGGACCAATCACCGGCCTGCTCAATGAAACGGTGCTGGAGGCGGCCCGCGCCGCGGCGGTGAGCTGTGGCTTGCCCCTGAGCACGGCACCGATGGATCCCCAGCTGGCCTGGGCGCTCGGCCAGCTGGGAGGCAATCACCACGCCGAAGACCAGCGCGGTCAGTTTGTGGAAGGGGCGATCAGCGCCCACATGCCCCGGCGGCTGATCACCCTGGCCCCCACCCTCGACGGCGGCCAGCCCTTAGAAACCCTGGTGGCCGCCTACTGCCCCCTGCCGGAGGAGGGCGCTGGCAGCTCCGCCTGCGGCGACGTGGTGGTGCTCAGGGGCGGCACCGGTGCCCTGCGCCAGAACCTCGATCTGGTCCAACCCCTGATCGCCCCAGACCTGCCCTGCTGGGTGTGGTGGAACAGCAGCCTCGACGAGGCCCCTGAGGTGATGGCGGCTCTAGCCACCGGCACCCGGCGCCTGGTGGTGGATTCGTCGCTGGGGGATCCACGCCGCTGCCTCGACCTACTGGTGGATCGGATCGATGCGGGCCAACCGATCAACGACCTCAACTGGCTGCGGCTGCGCAGCTGGCGCGAATCGCTGGCGATGGTGTTTGATCCGCCCTCGCGGCGTGATGCCCTCAACCACGTGGTGCAGCTCGACCTCGACGTGGAGGGATCCAACCCGGTGAAGGGTTTGCTGTTGGCGGCCTGGCTAGCCGACCGACTGGGCTGGCACCTGATCTCGACCTATGCGGTGGATGGCGATGGGGTGGGCGATGGCATCGGCGCTGAATTCGAGCGCACCGACGGCCAGACCGTGCGCTTCCGCCAGATGCCAGTGCCAGTGGGCGTACCCAAAACCCACCCCGGCGCCATGGTGGGGCTGCGGCTGATCTGCCAAAGCAGCCAGGGCTCACCGCTATGCGTGATCCTCTGCTCCGAATCGGGCGGCTGCATGCGGCTCGAATCGGGCGGCATGGCCAGCATGGAACTGGCTGAGGAGGTGGTGCCCCTGCCCAATGAGAGCGAGGAGATGGAGATGGCCCGCCTGCTCTCCGGCGGCCATGACTCCACCAACCCCCTGCTGGCCGCCGCCGCCCCCCTCGCGGCCAAACTGCTGCCCTAG
- a CDS encoding histidine phosphatase family protein, whose protein sequence is MTQLLGKLPETFSTPPQLELWLLRHGMTSWARDGRHTGRTDLPLLPEGEAQARALAPGLASQRFAAVLVSPLQRARRTAELAGLGEGAQICPDLQEWDYGRYEGISTAEIRAQVPDWTLWSHGCPDGESCLEVEQRCRRVIALAESLVASQAELGAVALVAHGHILRSLAGSWLGLGAAGGALFNLNTATLSVLGHERERRTIVRWNAPIRTAP, encoded by the coding sequence ATGACTCAGCTGCTGGGCAAGCTGCCCGAAACATTCAGCACGCCTCCCCAGCTCGAACTGTGGCTGCTGCGCCATGGGATGACCAGCTGGGCCCGCGACGGGCGCCACACCGGCCGCACCGACCTGCCCCTGCTGCCGGAGGGCGAGGCGCAGGCCCGGGCCTTAGCGCCAGGGCTGGCAAGCCAGCGCTTTGCGGCGGTGCTGGTGAGTCCGCTGCAACGGGCCCGGCGCACCGCCGAGCTGGCGGGCCTGGGGGAGGGCGCCCAGATCTGCCCCGACCTGCAGGAGTGGGACTACGGCCGCTACGAGGGCATCAGCACCGCCGAGATCCGCGCCCAGGTGCCCGACTGGACCTTATGGAGCCACGGCTGCCCAGACGGTGAAAGCTGCCTGGAAGTGGAGCAGCGCTGCCGGCGGGTGATCGCCCTAGCCGAATCCCTGGTGGCCTCCCAGGCCGAGCTGGGCGCCGTTGCCCTGGTAGCCCACGGCCATATTTTGCGCAGCTTGGCGGGCAGCTGGCTGGGGCTGGGTGCTGCAGGCGGGGCCCTGTTCAACCTGAATACGGCCACGCTGTCGGTGCTCGGCCACGAGCGGGAACGGCGCACGATCGTGCGCTGGAATGCCCCGATAAGGACCGCACCATGA
- the zwf gene encoding glucose-6-phosphate dehydrogenase, with protein MGAVLTNPLRVGLRQERVIPPQCLVIFGASGDLTHRKLVPALFELFRQRRLPSEFAVLGCARRPWSDEEFRGKMAEAMAQEVAEHRVAWEQFAAGLFYEPVDLEDPPSVVRLGQRLDGIDRLRATRGNRTFYLSVSPNFYGSGCRSLAAAGLLSDPARSRVVIEKPFGRDYGSAQELNRVVQTSAQESQIFRIDHYLGKETVQNILVLRFANTIFEPIWNRNYISSVQITAAETVGVEERAGYYESSGALRDMVQNHLTQMLALTTMEAPGRFDPESMRNEKAKVLQAARLANEDEPWKCCVRGQYGPGGSSTRPIAGYRHEPGVNPESTTETYVAMKLFINNWRWQGVPFYLRTGKRLPKRLSEVVLTFREAPVHLFDAAGGAPTPNQLILRIQPDEGAEFKFEVKAPGSGMRSRPVDMAFSYDDSFGEPSDEGYVRLLADAMLGDPTLYTRSDEVEAAWRLYTPLLELIEDAPSQLPVYPYEARTWGPAAADNLLAEDGLAWRRP; from the coding sequence ATGGGCGCTGTGCTCACCAATCCACTGCGGGTAGGACTCCGCCAAGAGCGGGTTATCCCGCCCCAATGCCTGGTGATTTTTGGGGCCAGTGGCGACCTCACCCACCGCAAGCTGGTACCGGCGCTGTTTGAGCTGTTTCGCCAGCGCCGCCTCCCCAGTGAATTTGCGGTGCTGGGCTGCGCCCGCCGCCCCTGGAGCGATGAGGAATTCCGCGGCAAGATGGCCGAGGCCATGGCCCAAGAGGTGGCTGAGCACCGGGTGGCCTGGGAGCAATTTGCCGCCGGGCTTTTCTATGAGCCGGTGGATCTGGAGGATCCCCCTTCGGTGGTGCGGCTGGGCCAGCGGCTAGACGGCATCGACCGGCTGCGGGCCACCCGGGGCAACCGCACCTTCTACCTGTCGGTGTCGCCGAATTTTTACGGCAGTGGCTGCCGCTCCCTGGCCGCCGCCGGGCTGCTGAGCGACCCGGCTCGTAGCCGGGTGGTGATCGAGAAGCCCTTCGGCCGCGACTACGGCAGCGCCCAGGAACTCAACCGGGTGGTTCAGACCAGCGCCCAGGAAAGTCAGATCTTCCGGATCGACCACTACCTGGGAAAGGAGACGGTTCAGAACATCCTGGTGCTGCGCTTCGCCAACACGATCTTCGAGCCGATCTGGAACCGCAACTACATCTCCAGCGTGCAGATCACGGCGGCCGAAACCGTGGGCGTGGAGGAGCGGGCCGGCTACTACGAAAGCTCGGGCGCCCTGCGCGACATGGTGCAGAACCACCTCACCCAGATGCTGGCCCTGACGACGATGGAGGCACCGGGACGCTTCGATCCCGAGTCGATGCGCAACGAGAAGGCCAAGGTGCTGCAGGCAGCCCGCCTAGCCAATGAAGACGAGCCCTGGAAGTGCTGTGTGCGGGGCCAATACGGGCCAGGGGGATCCAGCACCCGACCAATCGCCGGCTACCGCCATGAGCCGGGGGTGAACCCGGAAAGCACCACGGAGACCTACGTGGCGATGAAGCTGTTCATCAACAACTGGCGCTGGCAGGGCGTGCCCTTCTACCTGCGCACCGGCAAGCGCCTACCCAAGCGGCTCTCCGAGGTGGTGCTCACCTTCCGGGAGGCCCCGGTGCACCTGTTCGATGCCGCTGGCGGCGCCCCAACCCCCAACCAGCTGATCCTGCGCATCCAGCCCGATGAAGGTGCTGAATTTAAATTTGAGGTGAAGGCCCCCGGCTCCGGCATGCGCAGCCGGCCGGTGGACATGGCCTTCTCCTACGACGACAGCTTCGGCGAACCCAGCGACGAGGGCTACGTGCGCCTGCTAGCTGACGCCATGCTGGGCGACCCCACCCTCTACACCCGCAGTGACGAGGTGGAGGCCGCCTGGCGTCTCTACACACCGCTGCTGGAACTGATCGAGGACGCCCCCTCCCAGCTGCCCGTATACCCCTACGAGGCCCGCACCTGGGGTCCTGCCGCCGCCGACAACCTGCTGGCCGAAGACGGCCTGGCCTGGCGTCGCCCCTGA
- a CDS encoding FAD-binding oxidoreductase: MRVSTGRATQSDNRMFTVVVEAFGVGRQRQAERRFTVPFGQLQGLMQSIAQKGGRISAVLTDAGASPAPAPKANAAPSKPAAVSHADVPVNLYKPKDPFVGTVTDNYSLLAEGAIGRVNHITFDLSGGDPQLHYVEGQSIGIIPDGTDANGKPNKLRLYSIASTRHGDNLEGNTVSLCVRQLQYEKDGETINGVCSTFLCDIEPGAKVKITGPVGKEMLLPEDEEANVIMLATGTGIAPMRTYLRRMFEPSEREKNGWHFRGKAWLLMGVPTTPNLLYDDDFNRYASEFPENFRYTKAISREQQNANGGRMYIQDRVSENAEEIFSWIENPKTHVYMCGLRGMEPGIDEAMTAAATAKGLNWAELRPQLKKADRWHVETY, from the coding sequence ATGCGTGTTTCCACCGGTCGCGCCACCCAGTCCGACAACCGGATGTTCACCGTCGTGGTGGAAGCCTTCGGGGTGGGACGCCAGCGTCAGGCTGAGCGCCGCTTCACCGTTCCATTCGGCCAACTCCAGGGCCTGATGCAATCAATCGCTCAGAAAGGCGGTCGCATCAGCGCCGTTCTCACGGACGCTGGCGCCAGCCCAGCACCCGCCCCCAAAGCAAACGCCGCTCCTTCGAAACCCGCTGCCGTGTCCCACGCCGACGTTCCCGTCAACCTTTACAAGCCGAAGGATCCGTTCGTCGGCACGGTGACCGACAACTACAGCCTGCTGGCGGAAGGGGCGATCGGCCGGGTGAATCACATCACCTTCGACCTCTCCGGTGGTGACCCCCAGCTGCACTACGTCGAAGGCCAGAGCATCGGCATCATCCCCGACGGCACCGATGCCAACGGCAAGCCCAACAAGCTGCGCCTCTACTCAATCGCCAGCACCCGCCACGGCGACAATCTGGAGGGCAACACGGTGTCTCTGTGCGTGCGCCAGCTGCAATACGAGAAGGACGGCGAGACGATCAACGGCGTCTGCTCCACCTTCCTCTGCGACATCGAACCCGGCGCCAAGGTGAAGATCACCGGCCCAGTGGGCAAGGAGATGCTGCTTCCTGAAGACGAGGAAGCCAACGTGATCATGCTGGCCACCGGCACCGGCATCGCGCCGATGCGCACCTACCTGCGCCGCATGTTTGAGCCCTCCGAGCGGGAGAAAAACGGCTGGCATTTCCGCGGTAAGGCCTGGCTGTTGATGGGCGTGCCCACCACCCCCAACCTCCTTTACGACGACGACTTCAACCGCTACGCCAGCGAGTTTCCCGAAAACTTCCGCTACACCAAGGCGATCAGCCGCGAGCAGCAAAACGCCAACGGCGGCCGCATGTACATCCAAGACCGCGTCAGCGAGAACGCCGAAGAGATCTTCTCCTGGATCGAAAATCCCAAGACCCACGTCTACATGTGCGGTCTGCGGGGCATGGAGCCCGGCATCGACGAGGCGATGACCGCCGCCGCCACCGCCAAGGGTTTGAACTGGGCCGAGTTGCGTCCCCAGCTCAAAAAAGCCGACCGCTGGCACGTCGAAACCTATTGA
- a CDS encoding cobyrinate a,c-diamide synthase produces the protein MACLIAAPSSGSGKTLLSLCLAAWARSQSLGLQPFKVGPDYLDPQLLSRVSGHTCRNLDPLLCGPEWLERCFTWHGSRADLALVEGVMGLFDGRGPSSEGSSAAVAAQLGLPVVFVVEASRQAGSLAALVRGFRDHGPPVVQLAGVVLNRVGSERHHALLAEALASIEVPLLGVLPHHPSLELPSRHLGLLPPGELQDLEQRQEQWAELAARHLDLEQLLPLLAPPAAEPGAENPISWCLRQSPQRLRQSSNPQPSSQPLPVAIASDAAFHFRYPEAGELLEAVGLEPLAWSPLADEPLPEGCRAVLLPGGYPELHTAQLAASRRSLGDLARAAAAGLPLVAECGGLLLLGEQLADSEGQLQPMAGVLPFQARKGALSLGYRTATATANGLLVQPGESFCGHEFHRWQLEPLSNCDNSVAAGGGLWQLDGWGTATRSEGWTAPNVHASWLHLHWAGCPVIPSRLAAAAARAAPLPTSAASCSPTNPGPRSSKNAGV, from the coding sequence ATGGCCTGTCTGATCGCCGCGCCCAGCAGCGGTAGCGGCAAGACCCTGCTGTCGCTGTGCCTGGCGGCCTGGGCCCGGTCGCAGAGCCTGGGTTTGCAGCCCTTCAAGGTGGGGCCCGACTACCTCGATCCCCAGCTGCTCAGCCGGGTGAGCGGCCACACCTGCCGCAACCTCGATCCGCTGCTGTGCGGGCCCGAGTGGCTGGAGCGCTGCTTCACCTGGCACGGCAGCCGGGCCGACTTGGCGCTGGTGGAAGGGGTGATGGGCCTGTTCGATGGCCGCGGCCCCAGCAGTGAGGGCAGCTCGGCAGCGGTGGCGGCCCAGCTCGGCCTGCCGGTGGTGTTTGTGGTGGAAGCGTCGCGGCAGGCGGGCTCCCTGGCGGCGCTGGTGCGGGGCTTCCGCGACCATGGCCCACCAGTGGTGCAGCTGGCCGGGGTGGTGCTCAACCGGGTGGGCAGCGAGCGCCACCACGCCCTGCTGGCAGAAGCGCTGGCCAGCATCGAGGTGCCGCTGCTGGGGGTTCTGCCGCACCACCCCAGCCTGGAGCTGCCCTCCCGTCACTTGGGTCTGCTGCCGCCTGGGGAGCTGCAAGACCTTGAGCAGCGCCAGGAGCAGTGGGCCGAGCTGGCCGCCCGCCACCTAGACCTGGAGCAGCTGCTGCCCCTCCTGGCCCCACCAGCAGCCGAGCCAGGGGCCGAAAATCCGATCAGCTGGTGCCTGCGCCAGAGCCCCCAGCGCCTGCGGCAGAGCTCCAACCCGCAACCGAGCTCCCAGCCCCTGCCGGTGGCGATCGCCAGCGATGCGGCCTTCCATTTCCGCTATCCGGAGGCCGGCGAGCTGCTCGAGGCGGTGGGGCTGGAGCCGCTGGCCTGGAGCCCCTTGGCCGATGAGCCCCTACCCGAGGGCTGCCGGGCGGTGCTGCTGCCGGGGGGCTACCCGGAGCTGCACACGGCCCAGCTGGCGGCAAGCCGGCGCAGCCTGGGCGACCTGGCCCGGGCAGCGGCGGCTGGGCTGCCGCTGGTGGCCGAATGCGGCGGCCTGCTGCTGCTGGGCGAGCAGCTGGCCGATAGCGAGGGGCAGCTGCAGCCAATGGCGGGCGTGCTGCCCTTCCAGGCCCGCAAAGGCGCCCTGAGCCTGGGCTATCGCACGGCTACCGCCACGGCCAATGGCTTGCTGGTGCAGCCGGGCGAGAGCTTTTGCGGCCATGAATTTCACCGCTGGCAACTGGAGCCCCTATCCAACTGCGACAACTCTGTGGCAGCCGGCGGTGGGCTGTGGCAGCTTGACGGCTGGGGGACCGCAACCCGGAGCGAAGGATGGACAGCGCCGAACGTGCACGCCAGCTGGCTGCACCTCCACTGGGCTGGATGCCCGGTGATTCCCTCACGCCTGGCAGCCGCAGCCGCGCGCGCCGCGCCGCTGCCGACGAGCGCCGCTTCGTGCAGCCCCACGAACCCCGGCCCCAGATCCAGCAAGAACGCTGGCGTTTGA